The following proteins are encoded in a genomic region of Ptychodera flava strain L36383 chromosome 23 unlocalized genomic scaffold, AS_Pfla_20210202 Scaffold_24__1_contigs__length_23054250_pilon, whole genome shotgun sequence:
- the LOC139124729 gene encoding activated RNA polymerase II transcriptional coactivator p15-like, whose protein sequence is MPTLSDQDERYADVPGRKTPDLPEPTQEVPLPHKTPSSQPPAAALVPQPSKPGTTSQAGEKQLRFLLRDTETSAWIVSVQMYKGNVYVGIREFWKKPDTGELIPTKKDINLNLDQWSRLKSIAQSIDEAAKTLTYN, encoded by the coding sequence ATGCCCACCCTCTCTGACCAAGATGAGAGGTATGCTGATGTTCCAGGACGGAAGACCCCTGACTTGCCAGAGCCTACTCAGGAAGTGCCCTTGCCTCATAAGACTCCGTCCagtcagccaccagcagctgctTTGGTCCCTCAACCTTCCAAGCCTGGCACCACCAGTCAAGCAGGTGAGAAACAATTGAGATTTCTTCTGCGTGACACAGAGACATCAGCTTGGATTGTGAGTGTGCAGATGTACAAGGGAAATGTGTACGTGGGGATACGTGAATTCTGGAAGAAACCTGACACTGGAGAACTGATACCAACAAAGAAGGACATCAATTTGAATTTGGATCAGTGGAGTCGACTGAAAAGTATTGCGCAGAGTATTGATGAGGCTGCCAAGACACTGACATACAATTGA
- the LOC139124728 gene encoding uncharacterized protein F54H12.2-like yields MAFLHEHSCECTKSELDLFTVPPTQTSVEEGQWEEVHPLTHIVESGPIEFVISGSGEDYIDLSSTLLLIKAKITKVDGTNLGEDAAVGPVNLWLHSLFSQVDVHLNGKMISNPSPTYPYQAMLETLLNYGGEAKDTHIASALFFKDYHLKMDEVNPTKEGGEVNKGRYAFTSGSQVVDMVGPIHSDLFFQPKYLMNGVELRLKLNRSKNAFSLVSSAENPGFKAVVTEATLLVRKIKLSPSVQLGHAEALKQGPSKYPIHRCVMKVLSIPGGTMSFNKDHIFLGQLPKRVVLGLVDNDAFNGSYKKNPFNFKHYGMTSLVLNVGGKQVPSKPLKLDFTKAGGQSFIMAYYSLFTGTNKIGRDEGININRYEYDNGYTLFAFDLTADLSADGGHLNLVKEGNLGIELQFRQALPNTVNLLVYGELDNIIEIDRDRNILFDY; encoded by the coding sequence ATGGCATTTCTTCACGAACACTCCTGCGAGTGTACCAAGAGTGAACTTGACTTGTTCACAGTTCCTCCAACGCAGACTAGTGTGGAAGAGGGACAATGGGAAGAAGTACATCCCCTGACCCACATTGTGGAATCGGGACCCATCGAATTTGTGATTTCGGGTTCAGGGGAAGACTACATCGATCTGTCCTCAACACTCCTTCTGATCAAGGCCAAGATTACAAAAGTTGATGGTACTAACCTCGGTGAAGATGCAGCAGTGGGTCCCGTCAACTTGTGGCTCCATTCACTGTTCAGCCAGGTGGATGTACACCTCAATGGCAAAATGATATCCAACCCTTCCCCTACTTACCCCTACCAAGCGATGTTGGAGACCTTGTTGAATTATGGTGGGGAGGCCAAAGACACCCATATTGCTTCAGCCCTCTTCTTCAAGGACTATCACTTGAAAATGGATGAAGTGAACCCCACTAAAGAAGGTGGAGAAGTGAACAAGGGACGATATGCCTTCACGTCTGGCAGTCAAGTTGTCGATATGGTAGGACCCATCCATTCGGATCTCTTCTTTCAGCCCAAGTATCTAATGAATGGTGTTGAATTACGTCTCAAACTCAATAGAAGCAAGAATGCCTTCTCCCTTGTGAGCTCTGCAGAAAATCCAGGCTTCAAAGCTGTAGTCACCGAAGCCACACTACTGGTCAGGAAAATAAAACTCAGTCCATCGGTACAGCTGGGGCATGCAGAAGCTTTAAAGCAGGGACCGTCCAAGTATCCCATACatcgttgtgtgatgaaggttcTGTCTATTCCTGGAGGCACCATGTCCTTCAACAAAGACCACATCTTTCTGGGACAGCTACCTAAACGCGTGGTCTTGGGTCTGGTGGACAACGATGCCTTCAACGGTTCATACAAGAAAAATCCTTTCAACTTCAAACATTACGGCATGACGTCGCTGGTCCTTAATGTGGGTGGAAAACAAGTTCCGAGCAAACCCCTGAAACTGGACTTCACCAAAGCTGGTGGTCAATCATTCATCATGGCCTACTATTCCCTGTTTACAGGGACGAATAAAATAGGCAGGGATGAAGGAATCAACATCAATCGCTATGAATACGACAATGGATACACACTGTTTGCATTTGATCTCACAGCGGACTTGTCTGCCGACGGAGGACATTTGAACCTGGTCAAAGAAGGCAACCTGGGCATCGAACTGCAGTTCAGACAAGCCCTGCCAAATACGGTGAATTTACTCGTGTATGGCGAACTGGATAACATCATTGAAATCGACAGAGACCGCAACATCCTCTTTGATTACTGA